CTCCGAATGACCGGCCGGGCTTGGGTTCGAAGTTTTCGATCACCTTGGCAGCCAACTCCACGTCCTGCAACGCGACGCCGAGCTTGCGCGAGATACCGGCAAGGTCCTTCTTCTGCAACAGGGAAAGATAGTCCTTGATCAGGGTCTCCACCAGACTGCTGTCGCTTGCCAATTGTCCAGCCTGAATCAACAGGCACTCCGTCAGATCCCTCGCCGCCACCCCTGCCGGGTCGAAACTCTGGACCAGGGTCAGCGCACGCTGGACATCCTCTGCAGAAGCCCCGGTCATCTCGGCAATCTCTTCCTTGGATGAGCGCAGATACCCGTCCGCGTCAAGATTCCCGATGATGAACTCGCCGATTCGTCTCATGGCGCCGTCTTCGGTGGAGAGATTGAACTGCCATAGGAGATGCTCTCCAAGTGTGGTCTTTCTGGTGAGCGTGTTTTCGTAGGAAGGGGCTTCATCCTGATCAGAATAAGGCTCGTAGGCAGAATAGCCGGAATCCATGGAACCGCGAAGATAACTTTTCCAGTCAAAATCTTCTTCTTTTTTCTTATGCCGCTCTCCGTCTACCCGGTCTTTATTGGATTCCTGAGTTTGTTCTTCGGAAGAAGGCTCCAGGAGTTCTTCTTCCAGAACAGGATTTTCTATCAATTCCTGATGGATGCTCTGGATCAGCTCGAGTTTGGAGAGCTGAAGAAGCTTGATAGCCTGCTGAAGCTGGGGGGTCATGACCAGCTTCTGGGTCAATTTCAGACTGAGTCTCGTATCCAGCTGCATAATGTCTATCGCACCCCGTTAAGGTTGATATCGGCTCAAGAACCGAGGTTCTATAAAACTTCAAAATCATGACCGAGATATTGATTTCTTACCACCGGATCTCGGGTCACCGCCTCGGGCGGCCCGCTGATCTGTATTCCTCCTTTTATCATTATATACAACCTGTCGGCAATTTTCAACATCTCTCTCGCGTTATGATCCGTAATTAAAACCCCGATCCCTTTCTCCTTCAATTGGGCGATGATTCCCTGGATGTCGCCCACGGCGATCGGATCAATCCCCGCAAAGGGCTCATCCAGCAGGATCAGCGCCGGAGAGACGACCAGGGCGCGGGCAATCTCCACCCTGCGTCTTTCGCCGCCGGACAGGGTATAGGCCTTTTGTCTGCGAAGATGGGTGATCCCGAAATCCCGGAGCAAGGTTTCAAGCCTTTGTTTCCGCTCCATGGCCGTCAGGCGGAGAGTCTCGAGAATCGCCGTCAAATTCTGCTCGACCGTCAGCTTCTGGAATACCGAAGCCTCCTGAGGAAGATAGCTGATCCCCTTTCTGGCTCGGATCACCATGGGGTCATGGGTCATCTCCTGGTCACCGAGAAAGACCTGCCCTCGATCCGCCTGAATCAGTCCGACAATCATATAAAAAGTCGTGGTCTTTCCGGCGCCGTTGGGACCGAGCAATCCCACGATCTCACCCGGTTCCACCACAAGGTCCACGCCTCGCACGGCGGGAGTCCCATTGTATCGTTTCACAAGGCCGACCGCCCGTAATCTCTTCGGGTTCTGAACCGCATGATCAGACGTCACCTTCCGCTCCTTCACACACCGAATATCCGGCTTGCGCCTCCTGCATCATGCTGCAGGGATGACGGTATCAAGCCGGCGTCCCGCATCCTTTGAGAACCTTTTTTCAACGGAGCTCACGGTTTGGTTTTTCTCAAGGTGTCAGGATGGAACAGAAACTTGGGCCGCTCCGCCGTACTCCCTTCCACCTCGGCCCGATCCTCCTTGAGATAAACCCGGATCAGCGGCCCGGAAAGGGTATTGTTCCCATCCGAAACCCTGGCATTTCCCGTCAGGATCAGGAGATCCTGCGCCTCGATATATTCCGCCCGGTCCGACATCGAAGAGCGCGAACCGGATATCACACGCACATGACCTGCCGCCAAGACTCGTTCGATATCCTGTCCGGAATTCGCGGTTTGAACATCGGCCTGATCGGCATGCATGACCATATCGCCCCGGATCACCTTGACCCCTCCCAGAAAAACAATAGCCCCCGACTTGAAATCTCCTTCCATCCTGTCCGAGGTGATGGTCATCGGAAGGCTTTTCCCCTCCGGACCGGACGCATCTTCCGCTCCCGCGTCCTGAATCAGGAGGGAACAGAGCATGAGGAGACCGGCAAGGCATCGCAGGCGGGATAGGCGTCTTTTTATATTCAAGGCTTTTTTCTTTCTTCCTGTGTGTCAGGCGTAATCACGGTCTGAATTCCTCCGGTCAATTCCACTTTACGAAGATCCGTACGATAAGACATCCGGCCGCCGCTCACCCGGTATCCGGACGTAACCAGCTTCACCGGCTGCTCGGAAGAAATCAGGTTTTTCTCCTTTTCCCAGACGAGCCGGTCGGCATAGAGGGTATACCCTGAATCGGTCACGACCTGGACATCTCCGGAGAGTTCAATGCGTTTCTCCTTTTCGAAATAATCTCCGAGAAGGCTCGACAGATGGACCCACCCCCCTTGATTCAGCGGATACTCCACCCTGACCTGATCCATGTGAACCTGCGACCGGTCCAGAAAACGCTCCGCACGCTCCGCCCAAATCTCCCATTTCTGTTCTCCGTTGCCCCGTTCCGTAAAATGAAATTTCCGGATGGAAAGATCGGCGCGGGTCTTTGGCGCCTGAACAATGTCCCCCCTTTGCCTGAATGCCCCCTCTCTTAACATCAAGAAAAAAATCGGGAGGGAAACCAGAACCGCCAGAGCTGCGAAAAAGAGGCGGGAGTGATTCCCCCGGATAAAATCGCTCACAAAATACCTCAACGTATTAAGAGTAACCTTTTGATTTTTTTGATATATTCAGAAGCCTCCACCCCGCTGACCGGCTGGTCCACGGAAAACCTCCCGCCGGCGTCCAAGTCCATGACTCCGGCTTGTAACACCACCATGACCGATCCGTAAAAGAGATGATCATTAGGGAGATCGGACGGCTGATTCGGAGGGATCGGCCTTCGGACTCCTGAGATACCCCCTTTTTTGATCATCCCGGACAGAACCTGCGCCATCTCTCCACGGCTGACCGGCTGGTCCGGCAAAAACCGGTGATTTTTAAAAACCGGCATCAGACCCAGTTGCACGGTCTTCAGAATCTCCTCCCTGGCCCAGTGGTCTCTGAGATCCACCATGATCGGGATCTCCGGGCGTGCGCGGAACGAATCCTTGGGAAGCTCGTACACCAGCAGAGCAGCCAACCCGCCGCGGGTGAGCACCTGCACCTTGGAGAGCGGAGTCATTTCTTCCGGCAATTTCTGCCGGGTTGGAATCTCCTGGACAGGGGCCTTGGCAGGGGCGGGCACAGGAGCCGGAACCGCCGGGACTGAAACCGGACCATAAGGCACACAGCCGAAAAGGATCATCGCCATCCCCACTCCGGCCAGATAAAGCACGGGATAAAGCACGGGGTCAGACATTGATAATTGGATATTTACCCCGCCCCTCTTTCCGAAGCGTCTTGACAATCCTCTGGATTTTCGCTGCAAGTTCACGATCATCGCATAACCTCTCCGTAAGCTTCTTCACTCCTAAACTGATGGATGCAGGATCCCGGCCAAAACAGCCGGCTGATTTTATCAGGGGGATTCCTCCGATTTTCTTTGCAATATAGGATGTGACGGCCCTGCATAATGCAGCCTCTCTACTCCGGGAGCAATCCATGATTCTCCCAACAGGCAGATTGAAGGCCTTACTGACCTCGGCAACCAGGGCATCTATTTTAAGGTCTATGAAAGATTCCATCCTGTCTTCTCTATCGATCCGCTTCTCTATTCTCTCAACAAATAGGTCTTCTCCAAGATAATGCTGTTCCTTCACCGCATAGAGGTCTTCTCTGTGACCCGTTCTCAACGCGGCATGGACAAAATCCTGATACGCGGAAAGCGCCGCCTTTCGGTTCTTCGACAGGATGGCCAAGGGCATATCCGTCTCAAGCCAGGACAAAGACTTATTTGAAAGGTATGCCCGATGGCTGCTCCAGGTGTACTCGCCCGGAAGATTCACCATGCCGGCTCTGACCGGATTCAGATGGATATACCGGATCAATTCCAAGAAATAGGAATCCTTGTCACAAATGATGGATTTGTATCTTCCCTGGAAGAGATGACCTGTCGTGCTGTATTTTCTATTGAAGTACATGGTATAGCTTTGCTGAAGCCCCTGCATCATCTTGGAAAGAGACGTTTTACCTTGTTCAATCAGCAGATGAATATGGTTAGGCATCAAAACATAAGCGTAGAGCGAACAGAGGCAGCGCCTCTGATAGGAGATCAGGCGGTTCAAGTATTGTTGGTAGTCTTCCTCTCCGCGAAAAACCTGTTGGCGCTGGTTCCCCCTTGCAATGACATGATAAAAAGCTCCTTGATATTCTACACGAGGCTTCCTGGCCATGCCTCATCAATAACAGAGTTGTGTAACGGTGTCAATATAAAAATATCAATGTCTGACCCCAAGTGGGAGGAAGTTCGGGTTGAGTTCGTACGCCTTCCTGAAAGCCTCCCGCGCAGCGGGGTAGTCCCGCATCTCCTGGTAGGTATAGCCCAGATAATAGTAGGCGGCCGCGTGGTTCGGGTCTTGGGCAATGACCTCTTTGAAGGACTCCACGGCAGCCGGATAGTCTTTGCTGAAATAGAGATGCAAGGCAAAGTTGAGGCCATCCTGCCCGGCCCGGATCGTCACTGCCGTCGAGAGGAGCGCGATGACAGACAGGGATAAAATGATCTTTTTCATTTTTTCTCCTTTTCCATGAGTTTGTCCATGACCACGTCCTTCTCTTTCCGGATCATGGAGGAAATTTTCCTCTCTTTCCAGATCTGATCGAGTTTCTCCCGGGTTGCTTCAAAACGCCTCTGAATCTCCTGGGGCGCAGCCTTGGCGATCAGCCCGACGGTGGAAATGATGTACGGCGTCAGCTTGGATTCCTGGAGGACCCTGCTTCCCGGCATGAAGCTCGTCATGAGCATGATGATCACGGAAACGATCAGGCATCCCTTCAGGAAACCGAACACGGCTCCGAGCAGGTGATCGGCCCATCCCAGCATGACTTGACGTGTCACACCCTCGAGCAAGACTCCGATGAGCCGTATGGCCAGGGTTGAACCCACAAAAACCAAGGCGTATCCGAGAATTTTGGAGAGGGGTGGGTGATGGATGAAACGGAGCATAAACTCGCCCATATACTCAAAGGTATGGTTGGCGATCAGAAAGCCCAGGATCACCGATCCGAGCGAGAAGACCTCCCTGATCACACCCTTGAAGAGGCTCAGCACAAAGGCCGATCCGACAATCACGATAATCGTTATATCAAGAAGGTTCATTGTTTTGTTCTCAAACGGTTGTAAGATACCTATCGGTGCTTTATAACAATTAAAGTCCTTCTCCCATTTAGTGGGTAAAAAGGGGTCGAGGGTTCAAGGGGTCAAGGATTCAAGTGAAATGCTTAAACGCAAGCAAAATCTCCAGAGAAAAACACTGTAACCCTTGAACCCAAGATGCCTTAGTGTAGTAGCCGTCGCAGACGGCAAGGGTGGAGAAAAGCGGGACACGCGAAGCGTAACCCTGGGACCCTCGGCCCCTTATGTTTTTAGCACTTCACTTGACCCCTGGAATCCTTGACCCCTTGAACCCTTATGTTTTCACCCACTCTTTTTGGAGACGATCCTATTTTTAGGGTTGATGTTTTTTGAACTCTTCATGCATCTTCTTCCGGACATCGGGATTCATCAGGACCTCCAGGCCGGTCAGCGCCAGGGCCTTGGCTGCGGTCCCCATAACCCGTTCTGCGTCCTCTGTACGCGCAGCCTCTGCAAACCTCGGCGTATGCGGCATGCGGTCCATGCCGCAGATGGAAAGCTCCGGGTGGATCGCCGGAAGGATCCGGCTGAGGTTGCCGATATCCGATGAGCCGATATATTTTGTCTCATCGGTATCGTCAATGACGATCCCGAGGGATTCCACGGCTTGCTGGAAGATCCCGGCCAGCGTATAGTTCGGCATCAATCCCTCATAGACCGGTCCGGCGGTCTCCACCGCGAAGGTGCATCCCGCGGCCCGGGAAGCCCCCTCCATGCAGCCCTTGACCCGTTCGATGATATGCTTCATGGTCCCTGTCTCAAGCGCCCGTACCGCGATCCTGGCCTCGGTCCTGGATGGAATGACGTTGACGGCATCCCCTCCGTGGGTGATGATTCCGTGGATCCGGACATCCTCCGGAGTCTGCTGGCGCAGGGCATTGACTCCTGAAAACATGAGAATCATGGCATCGAGGGCGTTGATCCCCAGCTCAGGGGCGGCGGCGGCATGGGCGCTCTTCCCGTAAAATGTGATTTTGAGCTCGGTCATGGACAGGGTCCGTTTGACGACCGCATTTCGGACCGAAGGATGGAACATCATGGCGGCATCGATCCCGTCAAAGACGCCGTGCTCGATCATCCTGATCTTGCCGCCGTACATCTCTTCAGCCGGCGTCCCTATCACCAAGATGCGCCCTTGGCCCCGGGGGAGGACGGAAGCGAGAGCGGCCCCGGCTCCGGCCCCTGCGGCGGCGATCAGGTTGTGCCCGCAGGCATGGCCGATACCCGGAAGGGCGTCATATTCCGAAAGAAAGGCCACCGAAGGCGACGCCGGCGCCCCCCGATGGGCCTTG
This is a stretch of genomic DNA from Nitrospirae bacterium CG2_30_53_67. It encodes these proteins:
- a CDS encoding RNA polymerase sigma-54 factor; the protein is MQLDTRLSLKLTQKLVMTPQLQQAIKLLQLSKLELIQSIHQELIENPVLEEELLEPSSEEQTQESNKDRVDGERHKKKEEDFDWKSYLRGSMDSGYSAYEPYSDQDEAPSYENTLTRKTTLGEHLLWQFNLSTEDGAMRRIGEFIIGNLDADGYLRSSKEEIAEMTGASAEDVQRALTLVQSFDPAGVAARDLTECLLIQAGQLASDSSLVETLIKDYLSLLQKKDLAGISRKLGVALQDVELAAKVIENFEPKPGRSFGGEDPVYIVPDIYVVPDGDHFVILLNDDGLPRLKISSFYRKMLQNKKDMNASTSEYVENKFKSALWLIRSIEQRQKTIYRTMESILKYQREFFEKGRAYLKPMVLRDVAEDIEMHESTVSRVTTNKYVHTPHGIFELKYFFCSGVPSHTGDVSAISVQEKIRHIIQKEDQGRPLSDQKIVEILKKKGISIARRTVTKYRMEQKILSTTERKRSVR
- a CDS encoding LPS export ABC transporter ATP-binding protein, yielding MTSDHAVQNPKRLRAVGLVKRYNGTPAVRGVDLVVEPGEIVGLLGPNGAGKTTTFYMIVGLIQADRGQVFLGDQEMTHDPMVIRARKGISYLPQEASVFQKLTVEQNLTAILETLRLTAMERKQRLETLLRDFGITHLRRQKAYTLSGGERRRVEIARALVVSPALILLDEPFAGIDPIAVGDIQGIIAQLKEKGIGVLITDHNAREMLKIADRLYIMIKGGIQISGPPEAVTRDPVVRNQYLGHDFEVL
- a CDS encoding LPS export ABC transporter periplasmic protein LptC, which gives rise to MRYFVSDFIRGNHSRLFFAALAVLVSLPIFFLMLREGAFRQRGDIVQAPKTRADLSIRKFHFTERGNGEQKWEIWAERAERFLDRSQVHMDQVRVEYPLNQGGWVHLSSLLGDYFEKEKRIELSGDVQVVTDSGYTLYADRLVWEKEKNLISSEQPVKLVTSGYRVSGGRMSYRTDLRKVELTGGIQTVITPDTQEERKKP